TTTACAAGACATGGCCGTGGTTTTTTTGCGCAAAGACCCGCCCTTTGATGAACGCTATTTACAGCACTTGCAATTGTTAATGTTAGCAAGGGGTCAGGTCACGATGATTAATGATCCTGCGGGCATCCTAGGGGCGGCAGAAAAAATTTTGCCTTTGCAGTTTCCCGAGCTTTGCCCCCCTACGGTGATATCGGCCGCAGCAGAAGAATTGATGGCGTTTATTACTCAAAGGGGCAAACCCGTTGTGCTCAAGCCCTTGGGGCTATCGGGTGGGGCTGGGATTACCTTATTGCAAGATCAAGACCCCATGGTGCAACGAGCCTTTTTGCAAGCCGCAACCTGCAATTTTACCCGGGCCGTGGTGGCGCAGGTCTTTTTGCCCGGAGTCAAGGCTGGGGATAAGCGCATTATATTATGGGATGGAGCCATATTGGGCTTGTTTAATCGGATCGCCAAACCGGGCGAGTTTCGTAGCAACCTCCATGCCGGGGGGCGGGCCGTGGCCAGCCGCTTAAGCCCCGAAGATCAAAAAATAGTCGACACGGTGGGGCCCGAGCTTCTCAAAATGGGTTTGCGTTTTGTGGGATTAGACGTGATTGCGGGTTTCCTTACCGAAATCAATGTGACCAGCCCCATGGGACTAGCGGAAATTAATGGATTTTATGGGGGCGCCGTTGAAAGAAAAATTTTTGACACAATTTTTGCCTAAATTTTAGCCATGACGCATAAAGGTATAAAATTTAAGGGTTTTTTAACACAAATTTCATTCCAACCTTCGGCTCCTTGCCTTGTTTTTTTCAGCAAAATAGGTTAGTTTTATATTGATATCTTGGCGGGTTCGTATAGAGGTAACCGATCATGAAGGCCAGGGCAAACACCATTCAAAAAGGTCGGAAGAAAAAAGTATGGGCGCGAGCTTTAGCCAAAGCACCCCATGCTTCGCGTTACCTCACCGGGGTTGTGGTAAAGGTCAGCCCCAACCTGCATTGGGTTTATCCTTTCTTGCGCAAGGCCCAACAAAAAATGCCCAATTTGCTTTTGCCCAAATACATTCGTTCGTATCGACCCTCGCACACGCGAGTCATGCGCGTGTTGGGCAATGCTTATTTTCAAAGTAAGGTGGTGGTGTTGGCCACTCACACGCAAACCACTTATCTAGATAAAAAAGGCAGACTCAAAATTGGCAAAGTGGTGCGTTTGCCAAAATCAAAAATTCTCGACACCCTGGCTCACGAAATTGCTCATCTCAAATACGACGACCACGGCTACGAGCACGACGAATACACGCGGATCATTTTTAAAACCTTTGGGTTAAAAGAAAAATGTCCGCATTGTAGGGGCAGTGGTAAAATCGATACCGAGCCCAAACCCTAACGGGGACCTCTAAAAAGGACCCATCTGCGGCGTTGCCCGCAAAGCCGCGATCCTCACGTATTTCCATATACGCTCCGGTCGCGTCTTTGCGGGCGCCTTACATCTGGGCCCTTTTTAGAGGTCCCCAAGAAATCAAATTATTAGAAATACTCTGATGACACAGCACACTTGGCTCGTTTATGAAAATCAGCACATCTTAGCCGTTAACAAACCAGCTAGGTTACCTTCGCAGCCTTTATCAGCTGATGAAACTCAAACCATGGTGGGTTGGGTCACCGCTGTTTATCCGCAATTGCGCGGGGTGGGGGATAAGCCACTCGAAGCGGGGTTGTTGAATCGATTGGATATTAAAACCAGTGGGTTGTTGCTGTTTGCCAAAGATGCAACGACCTATCGGGAATATTTTAAATTACAAAAAGCAGGCAGGTTGCGCAAAATTTATCATGCGGTGGTGATGGGGAGGGTCGAGCAGCCCGGTGAAATTAATCTGCCGCTTAAAGCCACGGGGCCGCGAGGGATGAAGATGAAGGTAGATTCCAAACGGGGGAATATAGAGGCCAAGACCCGTTATTGGCCTGAAAAAATTTTACCCGATAAAACTTTGTTGCGGGTAGAAATTACCCAAGGGGCGCGCCATCAAATTCGTTGCCACTTGGCTTTTTTGGGGCACCCGGTGTTGGGGGATGAGCTTTACGGGCAAGTGATTGAAGGTGCCAGGTCGTTTGATTTTTATTTTTTGCATGCAACAGAGGTGCATTTTCCCAAAGAGTGGTTGCAAATTCCAGGGGCGAAGATTGTAACGCCGTATCCTGAAGGGTGGCAGGAGGTTTTAATCTTTTAGGGCGTCGTGAATGCCAAAGGGGTTGGCGTTGATGGATAAAAGACCTACAAAGGTTTGATGGCCATCGCCATAAAAGCCCACGCCTGCAGCCACGGCTACCACTAAGGCATCTTCCCAAAGGGCAAGCCGGCCTGAGGCCAGCAGGTGGGCACCGGTGTCATTGAGATTTTGAATATCTTTGAGGCTGCCGCCCGGGGGAAGCAGATCTTCTAAAGATAAATGGGCTACTTCCACGCGCCCCCCAACATCGATACCTGCGATATCGGTGAATTTGACAACATGATAAACTGAAAAAGCGCCAATATCCATAGCGCCACTTTCGCCTGATTCGCCAAAGGCATCGATCATGCTAAAGCCATGCCGAAGCCAGAGATGGGCGTAATCGAGCTCCAAGGCGAGCAAGGTGTTGTAGCTGGTTTCAATACGATAGAAGGCCCCCAACGTCAGCCCATTGCCGTAAATTTTAGGGGGGATCCAATTGGCTTCGGGTGCTATAAAGCGGGTTTCAAAGCCAGCATTAAAACCATAGGGTCGAGCGCGAGCGGCGATGTCTGAATGGTCAGGTGATCGAGGGGGAGAAGGTGGTTGCGGTGGTGCCAGACACACATTAAATGCACCGCGGGGATTTGTAGGTTCGCCCATAAAAATGGCCTATGCAAGGGGTTTGACGTATTGCGTTATATGGGGGATTCATCGCTGGATTGGGGAATTGGTTGCGGGGATTTTGTAAAAATTTGAAAAGACTTTTCCAAGACATTTTGTAGCAACTAATCTTGGAACTGGGCGAAGAAATTGCCGATTTGTCAGTGTGGGGGGTTTTAATTAAACTAGAGGGTTCAATCATGGCAAACGATTCGTTATCATGGGTCCCTGCCTTCGCAGGGATGACATCTGTTTTGGATTGGTTAAATTTTTCTTGGCCTCATGCGGATGCACAAAGTGCACCGGCCCCGGCGATTCCGAAATTACGCAAGGTTGAAGGGTCGTCG
The nucleotide sequence above comes from Deltaproteobacteria bacterium. Encoded proteins:
- the gshB gene encoding glutathione synthase, with amino-acid sequence MFSAMSSHKIAFIADPLANFNPNNETTLVLMREALRRGFEIYHTEPKDLFCENGKVGAHFLHLAIMPFKPKESFYQILAKERCFLQDMAVVFLRKDPPFDERYLQHLQLLMLARGQVTMINDPAGILGAAEKILPLQFPELCPPTVISAAAEELMAFITQRGKPVVLKPLGLSGGAGITLLQDQDPMVQRAFLQAATCNFTRAVVAQVFLPGVKAGDKRIILWDGAILGLFNRIAKPGEFRSNLHAGGRAVASRLSPEDQKIVDTVGPELLKMGLRFVGLDVIAGFLTEINVTSPMGLAEINGFYGGAVERKIFDTIFA
- a CDS encoding RluA family pseudouridine synthase; this translates as MTQHTWLVYENQHILAVNKPARLPSQPLSADETQTMVGWVTAVYPQLRGVGDKPLEAGLLNRLDIKTSGLLLFAKDATTYREYFKLQKAGRLRKIYHAVVMGRVEQPGEINLPLKATGPRGMKMKVDSKRGNIEAKTRYWPEKILPDKTLLRVEITQGARHQIRCHLAFLGHPVLGDELYGQVIEGARSFDFYFLHATEVHFPKEWLQIPGAKIVTPYPEGWQEVLIF